One region of candidate division WOR-3 bacterium genomic DNA includes:
- a CDS encoding CDP-alcohol phosphatidyltransferase family protein, which translates to MITKNTAESFRKVVRPVVSLMKFLHLTPDSLTIIGLLMTAVSAFFIASGNFLFGGIMLLFSGLFDTLDGELARATSRVSTRGAFLDSAVDRLGEFITLGSFAYWSLYTEPFYFTASPTDKNSFILILFGVLFGSLLTSYLRARAEGLENDAKNAFFARPERVIFTALIAIIGKKTIFWGMAVFLFLVGITCIQRFYSIWRNFSGGKNG; encoded by the coding sequence TTGATAACGAAAAACACGGCCGAAAGTTTCAGAAAAGTGGTGAGACCGGTGGTCTCTCTTATGAAGTTTCTGCATTTGACACCGGACTCGCTGACAATCATAGGGCTTTTGATGACAGCTGTTTCAGCTTTCTTTATCGCCAGTGGCAATTTTCTGTTTGGCGGAATAATGCTTCTTTTTTCAGGCCTTTTCGACACGCTGGACGGTGAACTCGCCAGAGCGACTTCAAGAGTTTCTACAAGAGGCGCTTTTCTCGATTCGGCGGTCGACCGACTGGGCGAATTCATCACTCTGGGTTCGTTCGCTTACTGGTCTTTGTACACCGAACCTTTTTATTTCACGGCTTCACCTACCGATAAAAATTCTTTTATTTTGATTCTATTTGGTGTATTATTTGGCTCATTGCTGACAAGTTACCTCAGAGCGAGAGCGGAAGGTCTTGAAAACGACGCGAAAAATGCTTTTTTCGCCAGACCGGAAAGGGTTATTTTCACGGCGTTGATAGCTATTATCGGAAAAAAGACCATTTTCTGGGGAATGGCAGTTTTTTTGTTTTTAGTCGGGATCACTTGCATTCAAAGGTTTTATTCAATATGGAGGAATTTTTCAGGAGGTAAAAATGGCTGA
- a CDS encoding ribulose-phosphate 3-epimerase encodes MIRVGASLISSDLLDLGNVIKNLETSGVDFFHFDVMDGHFVPNLTFGPDLACQIKNFTDLPLDVHLMTDRPEETAQWFLRCHPDYISWHVEIEAAHERISSMLRKNSIRPGMAINPGTPVDKIFPFLHLLDFVLIMSVNPGFGGQKFIDKAAEKALEITKKKRIELFIDGGINDKTAPIAKKFGIENLVSGSYLVKSADISQSLEKLKSC; translated from the coding sequence ATGATCAGAGTAGGCGCTTCTCTTATTTCTTCAGATCTTCTCGATCTCGGAAATGTCATAAAAAATCTCGAAACCTCCGGAGTCGATTTTTTCCATTTCGACGTCATGGATGGGCATTTCGTTCCGAACCTGACTTTTGGACCGGACCTCGCATGCCAGATCAAAAATTTCACAGATCTTCCTCTCGACGTCCACCTCATGACCGACCGCCCCGAAGAAACAGCCCAATGGTTTCTCAGGTGCCATCCAGACTACATTTCCTGGCACGTCGAAATCGAGGCTGCCCACGAGCGCATATCCTCTATGTTGAGAAAAAACTCGATTCGCCCAGGAATGGCGATAAACCCCGGGACACCTGTTGACAAGATTTTCCCTTTTCTGCACCTTTTAGATTTTGTCCTTATTATGAGCGTCAACCCCGGATTTGGAGGTCAAAAATTCATCGACAAAGCCGCTGAAAAGGCTTTGGAGATAACAAAAAAGAAAAGAATCGAATTATTCATAGACGGAGGAATAAACGACAAAACCGCACCCATCGCAAAAAAATTCGGTATAGAAAACCTCGTCTCGGGCTCGTACCTCGTCAAATCAGCGGACATCTCCCAAAGTTTAGAAAAGCTGAAGTCCTGCTGA
- a CDS encoding RluA family pseudouridine synthase produces MLNGNIFSKTVDTHRQKVRLDSYLSASGAPTSRSRLKKLIEQGFVQVNGVKITTPHHFVKRGDLLTVTFPKEPVMSLEPQEIEIKIVYEDEDIIVIDKQPGIVVHPAKGNREGTLVNALLFHSSLTKAGSDDYRPGIVHRLDKDTSGLMVTAKTESSYRNLQQQISSREMSREYLALVWGEPQKTGFVEAPIGRSRVDRKKMAVTSYLSKEAKTHFKTLVCYGAVSLLLCRLETGRTHQIRVHMKHIGHSVVGDRDYGGTNVYPKGVSVKWSSQIQTIKKLASRQVLHAARLSFRHPREGVNVKFFSPFPKDLFPVFQFLSKERIRYFSST; encoded by the coding sequence ATGCTAAACGGCAACATCTTCTCCAAAACTGTCGACACCCACAGACAAAAGGTCCGTCTTGATTCATACCTTTCGGCTTCAGGAGCGCCTACTAGCCGATCAAGGCTCAAAAAGCTCATTGAACAAGGGTTTGTTCAAGTCAACGGCGTAAAAATTACCACACCGCATCATTTCGTCAAAAGAGGAGATCTGCTCACCGTGACCTTTCCAAAAGAACCTGTCATGTCGCTCGAACCCCAGGAAATAGAAATAAAAATTGTCTACGAAGACGAAGACATCATTGTCATAGACAAACAACCCGGCATAGTTGTCCACCCAGCCAAAGGCAACAGGGAAGGTACTCTTGTCAATGCTCTGCTGTTTCACTCCTCTCTGACAAAAGCCGGATCAGACGATTACAGGCCAGGGATTGTCCACAGACTCGACAAGGACACCTCCGGTCTCATGGTCACCGCGAAAACAGAAAGTTCCTACAGAAATTTACAGCAACAGATATCGTCAAGGGAGATGAGTAGAGAGTATCTCGCCCTCGTCTGGGGAGAGCCGCAAAAGACCGGTTTTGTCGAAGCACCGATAGGCAGGAGTAGAGTGGACAGAAAAAAAATGGCGGTGACTTCTTACCTTTCTAAAGAAGCGAAAACTCATTTCAAAACCCTGGTCTGCTACGGAGCCGTGTCTTTACTGCTCTGCAGACTTGAAACAGGCAGAACCCACCAGATTAGAGTCCACATGAAGCATATAGGCCATTCTGTCGTTGGAGACAGAGATTACGGCGGAACAAACGTATATCCAAAAGGAGTTTCAGTAAAGTGGTCTTCCCAGATCCAGACCATAAAAAAACTGGCTTCAAGACAGGTGCTTCACGCCGCAAGGCTTTCTTTCAGACACCCAAGGGAAGGGGTGAATGTAAAATTTTTCTCACCCTTCCCCAAAGACCTGTTTCCTGTTTTTCAATTCCTTTCTAAAGAGAGAATCCGCTATTTTTCCTCAACGTAG
- the tmk gene encoding dTMP kinase → MPLFISFEGVEGSGKTTQILMLKSYFEGSDNLCTVTKEPGGTEVGSKIRDILLQNKFDVSNYTELFLYIASRVENTEKVIIPSLKAGRIVISDRYADSTVAYQVYGRGLPEALIDDLNMIATRGINPNLTFLLDFDPGSGLERKGLKKDRIEKENIDFHIRVRGGYKTLARKHSDRIVVVDANLQPEEIHRLIVKTIHKKFPNF, encoded by the coding sequence ATGCCTCTCTTTATATCTTTCGAAGGCGTCGAAGGCAGCGGAAAAACGACGCAGATATTGATGTTGAAATCTTATTTCGAAGGCAGCGACAATCTCTGCACGGTCACAAAAGAACCCGGGGGAACGGAAGTCGGCTCAAAAATCCGTGACATACTTCTGCAGAACAAATTTGACGTATCGAACTACACCGAACTTTTTTTGTACATCGCCAGCAGAGTAGAAAACACCGAGAAAGTCATCATCCCTTCCCTAAAAGCCGGAAGGATTGTCATATCCGACAGGTACGCCGACTCGACGGTGGCTTACCAAGTTTACGGACGCGGACTGCCAGAAGCCCTCATTGACGACCTCAACATGATCGCGACGAGAGGCATTAACCCTAACTTGACTTTTCTGCTGGACTTCGACCCCGGAAGCGGTCTGGAAAGAAAAGGTCTGAAAAAAGACAGGATTGAGAAAGAAAATATAGATTTTCACATTAGGGTGCGCGGTGGTTACAAAACCTTGGCTAGAAAACATTCCGACAGGATAGTGGTGGTGGACGCAAATCTTCAACCAGAGGAAATACACAGGTTGATAGTAAAAACTATCCATAAGAAATTTCCAAATTTTTAA
- a CDS encoding sugar kinase, producing the protein MNEILAVGSVALDTIENSKGKFKDIPGGSLSYFVSSAALYVKVIPLGIVGDDFPPFSEAWGGGRKIDGSNFSIARGRTFRWWGKYDEDLDFRQTLYTDLGVFENFKPLLTSSAKKAPYVFLGNISPELQLEVISQTNKTSFKALDTMNYWIDGFRDALMEAVSKVDLLIINDQELVHLTGKQSEISALMDLFDIGLKYVVLKRGKHGALVFSKENFKNCGIYEHAQVVDTTGAGDCFAGGLMGYLASTTIRCEIDTPVGWKNMKSSLKRGAAAASFAIEGFGLSSLIKAKKKDIEARTREIKK; encoded by the coding sequence ATGAATGAAATCCTCGCTGTCGGTTCAGTCGCACTCGACACCATTGAAAACAGCAAGGGAAAATTCAAGGACATCCCAGGGGGCTCACTTTCTTATTTTGTAAGCTCAGCCGCTCTTTACGTAAAGGTGATCCCCCTCGGAATAGTGGGAGACGACTTTCCCCCCTTTTCGGAAGCATGGGGCGGCGGCAGGAAAATTGACGGGTCCAACTTCTCTATCGCCAGGGGGAGAACTTTCCGCTGGTGGGGAAAATACGACGAGGATCTCGATTTCAGACAGACCCTTTACACCGACCTCGGAGTTTTTGAAAACTTCAAGCCCCTGCTGACGTCATCAGCTAAAAAAGCGCCCTACGTATTTCTTGGCAACATATCCCCGGAATTACAGCTTGAAGTGATCTCCCAGACAAATAAAACATCTTTCAAAGCCCTCGACACCATGAATTACTGGATAGACGGATTTCGCGACGCCCTTATGGAAGCTGTATCAAAGGTCGATCTTCTCATAATAAACGACCAGGAACTGGTTCATCTGACAGGTAAACAATCCGAAATATCGGCTTTGATGGATTTGTTCGACATCGGGCTTAAATACGTTGTCTTAAAAAGGGGAAAACACGGAGCTCTGGTCTTTTCAAAAGAAAATTTTAAAAACTGCGGAATATACGAACACGCTCAGGTCGTCGACACCACCGGCGCTGGAGATTGTTTCGCCGGCGGTCTGATGGGTTATTTGGCTTCGACCACAATAAGATGCGAAATCGATACCCCCGTAGGTTGGAAAAACATGAAGTCATCTCTAAAAAGGGGCGCGGCAGCAGCGTCTTTCGCCATAGAGGGTTTCGGCTTGTCTTCGCTTATTAAGGCGAAAAAGAAGGACATTGAAGCGAGAACCAGGGAAATAAAAAAATGA
- a CDS encoding S41 family peptidase, translated as MSRKQLFIIIFVCSLLSSFAGATFGIFARTHTSPPGNIREDLEYFSQSLDMILSNYVIDVQSRDLIESSVKGMLDVLDPYSVYYDSVEYARMQENTSGNFGGLGIEIGLRGEVLTVIAPMDNTPAERAGLLAGDQILEINGEKTEGITVDEAVNKLRGIPGTEVEVKILHPGQTEPVDITIVREIIHLKSVPYSEIIKGTDIGYIKLSNFYNDAGLEVSDAVRDLMERGAKKFILDLRGNPGGLLREAIVISNVFLPKGATVVVTKGRIGSDRFFSQNEPLALNAPLIVLVNFSSASASEIVAGAIQDHDRGLIIGSRTYGKGSVQNIFPLDRGVRGAIKLTTSRYYTPSGRLIDAGHSRTRQQVEDNVSLADSGPYTTLGSLKREVWGGGGIYPDFLYYASLLTDDEIALSTKGVYFTYATEYSLEHSSLGVDFVLTEKDMEDFYALSADSGIYIDETTPENVRKNIISHLRVTIATSLFGPDSRYYEALKSDEQVSLAVRLLEQSSQPMDIFDVAEDHLDWQFIDEKALAYEDSIRAIIDE; from the coding sequence ATGTCGCGAAAACAGCTTTTTATTATCATTTTTGTATGTTCTCTTCTGAGTTCTTTCGCGGGAGCTACTTTCGGCATCTTTGCCAGAACGCACACTTCTCCTCCGGGAAACATCAGAGAAGACCTTGAATACTTTTCACAATCCCTGGACATGATACTTTCAAATTACGTTATAGACGTCCAGTCGAGAGACCTCATAGAGTCTTCCGTCAAGGGCATGCTCGACGTGCTCGACCCTTACAGCGTGTATTACGATTCGGTTGAGTACGCGAGAATGCAGGAAAACACCTCTGGAAATTTCGGCGGTCTCGGCATAGAGATAGGCCTCAGAGGAGAAGTCCTGACTGTGATAGCGCCTATGGACAACACCCCAGCCGAGAGAGCCGGGTTGTTAGCCGGCGATCAGATTCTAGAGATCAACGGAGAAAAGACAGAGGGGATAACTGTAGACGAAGCGGTGAATAAACTGAGAGGAATACCCGGAACTGAGGTCGAGGTCAAAATACTTCACCCAGGGCAGACAGAACCCGTCGACATAACAATCGTCAGGGAAATCATCCACCTCAAATCGGTTCCTTACTCAGAAATAATAAAAGGAACAGATATCGGTTACATCAAGCTCTCAAATTTTTACAACGACGCGGGTTTGGAAGTCTCCGACGCTGTTCGGGATTTGATGGAAAGAGGAGCAAAAAAATTCATCCTCGACCTCAGGGGAAACCCCGGAGGGTTGCTCAGAGAGGCGATTGTCATTTCCAACGTGTTTTTGCCGAAAGGGGCGACTGTGGTTGTCACCAAGGGAAGAATCGGAAGCGACAGGTTTTTCTCTCAGAACGAGCCCTTGGCTTTAAACGCGCCTTTGATTGTTCTTGTCAACTTCAGCAGCGCTTCAGCTTCGGAAATTGTCGCCGGCGCAATTCAAGACCACGATAGAGGGCTGATTATTGGCTCCAGGACTTATGGAAAAGGCTCCGTTCAGAACATTTTCCCTCTTGACCGGGGTGTTAGGGGAGCGATAAAACTGACCACAAGCAGATACTATACTCCATCGGGCAGGCTTATAGACGCAGGACATTCAAGGACGAGACAGCAAGTTGAAGACAACGTCTCCCTCGCAGATTCAGGCCCTTACACGACTTTGGGTTCTCTGAAAAGAGAAGTATGGGGAGGAGGCGGGATATACCCTGACTTCCTTTACTACGCTTCCCTTTTGACCGACGATGAAATCGCCCTTTCCACAAAAGGAGTTTATTTCACTTACGCCACCGAGTATTCACTCGAGCATTCCTCTCTTGGAGTTGATTTTGTCCTCACGGAAAAGGACATGGAAGATTTTTACGCTCTATCGGCGGACTCAGGCATATACATTGACGAGACGACGCCGGAAAATGTACGCAAAAACATTATTTCCCATCTCAGGGTGACAATAGCGACTTCTTTGTTCGGACCGGATAGCAGATACTACGAAGCTCTGAAATCTGACGAACAGGTCTCATTAGCTGTCAGGCTTCTTGAGCAGTCAAGCCAACCCATGGACATATTCGATGTGGCAGAGGATCATCTTGACTGGCAGTTCATTGACGAAAAAGCGCTCGCTTACGAAGACAGTATCAGGGCAATTATAGATGAATGA
- a CDS encoding response regulator: protein MPSKYKIIWIDDEVELFEPHIKLLQKQNYGVTTANNGHDAVSMIERESFDLVFLDVMMPGKDGISVLDDIKSLKPALPVVMITKSEDEITVDESIALKADDYVVKPVHPSQLIAVCKKFLERSRLMDTRIPPRYTEELKTLKSQIESEDPLVWIEVTKKINAWTLRLLESSDSLLREIHSDIRKEANIGLSSFFQKNYKDMINQDTFSVMSHTFMRNVLLPVLEDPSPLLLIIIDCMRSDQWKEISKFLEKYFSISTSHYFSILPSATPYSRNSLFSGMTPQETVLKFPEFLKILEQPHQNKFEKDFLLSFFRDVRGFKDQDISYKKILNKNGEINFLSEIQKTVKTKFSAVVVDFVDILSHSISRNPILEEMIPDETALKSAAITWFENSPLMQAMIKAGELGATIVVTTDHGSIQVKSPSILKNAQGEVSSNLRYKYGEKLGVIDKHRERAVVITDPYSWGLPSHRKNSNYVIAVHDSFLVYPTNPEQYTKDYMNTFQHGGISTDEIIIPYAVMKPR, encoded by the coding sequence ATGCCATCAAAATACAAAATTATATGGATTGACGACGAAGTTGAACTCTTTGAACCACACATCAAACTCCTCCAAAAGCAAAACTACGGAGTGACAACCGCCAACAACGGTCACGACGCGGTTTCAATGATTGAAAGGGAATCTTTCGATTTGGTGTTTCTCGACGTTATGATGCCCGGAAAAGACGGCATAAGCGTTTTAGACGACATAAAAAGCCTTAAACCCGCCCTTCCGGTCGTAATGATAACGAAGAGCGAAGATGAAATAACCGTGGACGAGAGCATTGCCCTCAAGGCAGATGATTATGTCGTAAAGCCTGTTCATCCGAGCCAGCTCATAGCAGTCTGCAAAAAGTTCCTCGAAAGATCCAGGCTTATGGACACGAGAATTCCACCGAGATACACCGAAGAGCTCAAGACTCTTAAATCGCAGATCGAAAGCGAAGACCCTTTGGTATGGATAGAAGTCACGAAAAAAATCAACGCCTGGACGCTGAGACTTCTGGAAAGTTCCGATTCTCTTTTGCGTGAAATACATTCCGATATAAGAAAAGAGGCGAATATCGGGCTGTCTTCATTTTTCCAAAAAAACTACAAAGACATGATAAACCAAGACACCTTTTCCGTGATGTCGCACACATTTATGAGGAATGTCCTTTTACCCGTCTTGGAGGATCCTTCTCCTCTGCTTCTGATAATAATTGACTGTATGAGATCTGACCAGTGGAAGGAAATTTCAAAATTCCTCGAAAAATATTTTTCCATCAGCACAAGCCATTATTTTTCCATCCTGCCTTCGGCGACTCCTTATTCAAGAAACTCGCTTTTCTCCGGCATGACTCCGCAGGAGACAGTCCTGAAATTTCCTGAATTTTTGAAAATACTAGAACAGCCTCACCAGAACAAATTCGAAAAAGATTTCCTCCTCTCTTTTTTCAGAGACGTCAGGGGGTTTAAGGACCAAGACATTTCATACAAAAAAATCCTCAACAAAAATGGAGAAATCAATTTCCTGTCTGAAATTCAGAAAACAGTAAAAACCAAATTTTCAGCGGTCGTTGTAGATTTTGTCGATATTTTATCCCATTCGATTTCGCGTAATCCGATACTCGAAGAAATGATTCCGGACGAAACCGCCCTTAAGAGTGCCGCTATTACCTGGTTCGAAAACTCCCCTCTTATGCAGGCAATGATAAAAGCCGGTGAACTAGGCGCCACAATAGTAGTCACGACCGACCACGGTTCAATTCAGGTTAAGTCTCCTTCGATACTCAAAAACGCACAGGGCGAAGTATCTTCGAACTTGAGGTACAAATACGGAGAAAAGCTAGGGGTTATTGACAAACACAGAGAAAGAGCAGTAGTAATAACAGACCCCTATTCCTGGGGGCTTCCTTCACACAGGAAAAATTCAAATTACGTGATCGCTGTTCATGATTCATTTCTCGTCTATCCCACAAACCCCGAACAATATACAAAAGACTACATGAACACTTTTCAACATGGCGGAATTTCAACGGACGAAATTATAATCCCCTACGCAGTTATGAAACCCCGGTGA
- the rsmI gene encoding 16S rRNA (cytidine(1402)-2'-O)-methyltransferase, whose protein sequence is MNRGSLYVVSTPIGNLEDITYRAVRILSEVDIVACEDTRRTSILLNHYGIRKKLVSFNEENKNYRTEKLILYMSESKSVALVSDAGTPVVSDPGYSLVRRCSEEGIRIIPVPGPSSVTAALCVSGFRAEEFMFFGFLPRKKSKREKKILAISESSVPSVIFESPMRISKTLDEIAQRFPEREIFIAREMTKINEELLLGKPWDIAQKFSNHVVKGEIVLVIGGK, encoded by the coding sequence ATGAACCGCGGTTCTCTTTACGTAGTCTCCACTCCCATCGGCAATTTGGAAGACATTACTTACAGAGCCGTAAGGATTCTGTCTGAAGTCGACATTGTAGCCTGCGAGGACACTCGCAGGACATCTATTTTGCTGAATCACTATGGAATAAGAAAAAAACTCGTATCCTTCAACGAGGAAAATAAAAATTACAGAACAGAAAAATTGATTTTGTATATGTCAGAATCCAAGTCGGTGGCTTTAGTCAGCGACGCCGGAACCCCGGTTGTCTCCGATCCCGGATACTCTCTCGTAAGGAGATGTTCCGAAGAGGGAATAAGAATCATACCTGTACCCGGACCTTCAAGCGTGACTGCGGCGTTGTGCGTCTCTGGATTCCGAGCGGAAGAATTCATGTTTTTCGGTTTCCTTCCACGAAAGAAATCCAAGAGAGAGAAAAAAATACTTGCGATTTCTGAATCGAGTGTCCCTTCGGTTATTTTTGAATCTCCGATGAGAATCTCCAAAACCTTGGATGAAATAGCCCAAAGGTTCCCGGAAAGGGAAATATTCATAGCCAGAGAGATGACAAAAATAAACGAAGAGCTTCTGCTTGGAAAACCCTGGGATATCGCCCAAAAATTTTCAAACCACGTGGTCAAAGGCGAAATAGTCCTTGTAATCGGAGGAAAGTAA
- a CDS encoding DUF4097 family beta strand repeat protein, with protein MKRILCGVLLWFLVFSGRSTPLSDGAENIDRKYFDDYFPSIFLSTESGNIHIVSDDTLFVEIVKTIRNINPDSALVLLDYAEIEFDTSEGKLSYSFSGTSEGFPEDVSCQVSFICHVLPSTEIHAFSGSGNIDIHEIFSKVFCNVENGNINMAGGNGTVELKLGKGNINLRWSMRNTDALLIESGQGNITVLLPLSLCADLSVKLAQGNFTISGFEQILQNSSTEQGLYTFTLRDGGTKVDITNNQGNITILGY; from the coding sequence ATGAAGAGAATCCTCTGCGGAGTTCTTCTGTGGTTTTTGGTTTTCTCCGGAAGATCAACCCCCCTATCCGACGGCGCCGAGAACATTGACAGAAAATATTTCGACGATTATTTTCCTTCCATCTTTCTCAGCACTGAATCCGGAAACATACATATAGTTAGCGACGATACGCTATTCGTTGAAATCGTCAAGACAATCCGAAACATAAATCCTGATTCCGCTCTTGTACTTTTAGATTACGCCGAAATCGAATTTGACACCTCCGAAGGAAAGCTTTCTTACTCGTTCTCGGGAACTTCAGAAGGTTTTCCCGAAGACGTGAGCTGCCAGGTAAGTTTTATTTGCCACGTCCTTCCCAGCACTGAAATCCACGCTTTTTCCGGATCGGGAAACATAGATATTCACGAGATTTTCTCCAAAGTTTTCTGCAACGTCGAAAACGGAAATATTAACATGGCTGGCGGAAATGGAACAGTCGAACTCAAGTTGGGAAAAGGCAACATAAATCTAAGGTGGAGCATGAGAAACACCGACGCCCTTCTGATAGAATCCGGCCAAGGAAACATAACCGTTTTACTGCCCTTGTCTCTTTGCGCTGATTTATCGGTGAAACTCGCTCAGGGAAATTTCACGATATCCGGTTTTGAACAAATCCTCCAGAACTCCTCAACCGAACAAGGTCTTTACACCTTTACGCTGAGAGACGGAGGGACAAAGGTAGATATAACGAACAACCAGGGAAACATTACTATCTTAGGATACTGA
- a CDS encoding inositol-3-phosphate synthase, protein MADKKVRVGIIGVGNCASSLVQGVYYYRNTREKDSVPGIMHVNLGGYHIRDIEFSCAFDVVEGKVGKDLSQAIFSFPNNTYKFTDVPNLGVKVHRGMTHDGIGKYLKDMIKKAPGPSDDVLKIIKDTGTDVVINYLPVGSEEATKWYVEQILAAGAGMVNAIPVFIATSEYWSKRFVEAGQPIIGDDIKSQVGATITHRILTQLFIDRAVKLEKTYQLNVGGNTDFLNMLERERLESKKISKTQAVTSLLPFKMNEEDIHIGPSDYIPWLKDRKWCYIRMEGKTFGDVPLNLEAKLEVWDSPNSAGVVIDAVRCIKLAKDNGIAGPLTEPASYFMKSPPKQYPDSICRDKTEDFIRKYSDKTNKDKKPEKRSGKK, encoded by the coding sequence ATGGCTGATAAGAAAGTCAGGGTCGGAATCATAGGAGTCGGGAACTGCGCTTCTTCACTGGTGCAAGGTGTTTATTATTATAGAAACACCCGGGAAAAAGATTCTGTACCTGGGATTATGCACGTAAATCTAGGCGGATACCACATAAGAGACATTGAATTTTCCTGCGCTTTCGACGTAGTTGAAGGCAAAGTTGGAAAAGACCTTTCTCAGGCTATATTCTCATTTCCCAACAACACTTACAAGTTCACCGACGTCCCCAACCTCGGAGTCAAAGTACACAGGGGAATGACCCATGACGGAATAGGAAAATATCTGAAAGACATGATCAAAAAGGCGCCAGGTCCTTCAGACGATGTCTTGAAAATCATCAAAGACACGGGAACAGACGTAGTCATCAACTACCTGCCCGTCGGGTCCGAAGAAGCCACAAAATGGTACGTAGAGCAGATTCTCGCGGCAGGCGCTGGAATGGTCAACGCAATACCGGTCTTCATAGCTACTTCCGAATACTGGTCTAAAAGATTCGTGGAAGCCGGACAGCCGATTATAGGCGACGACATAAAAAGCCAGGTCGGCGCAACAATAACGCACAGAATTCTCACTCAGCTGTTTATCGACAGAGCGGTTAAACTTGAAAAGACATACCAGCTCAACGTCGGCGGAAATACTGACTTTCTCAACATGCTCGAGAGAGAAAGGCTCGAATCCAAAAAAATTTCAAAGACCCAAGCCGTAACTTCCCTGTTGCCTTTCAAGATGAACGAAGAAGATATCCACATCGGACCTTCAGACTACATACCTTGGCTGAAAGACAGGAAATGGTGCTATATCAGGATGGAAGGCAAGACTTTCGGCGACGTCCCTCTCAACCTCGAGGCCAAACTGGAAGTATGGGACTCCCCAAATTCCGCCGGAGTCGTCATAGACGCGGTGAGGTGCATCAAACTCGCCAAAGACAACGGAATAGCCGGACCTCTGACTGAACCGGCCTCTTATTTCATGAAATCTCCTCCGAAGCAGTATCCTGACAGTATATGCAGAGATAAAACTGAGGATTTTATAAGGAAATATTCAGATAAAACCAACAAGGACAAAAAACCGGAAAAGCGCTCCGGCAAAAAATAA
- the rph gene encoding ribonuclease PH → MQRFQARSSDSARKIEIIAPYQKNVPGSCLCKYGDTWVCCSVSISEGVPAWLKGKGHGWLSAEYGMLPGSSPQRVKRERMYSNSRSLEIGRLIGRSLRAAIDVKSLPQNTYTIDCDVIQADGGTRTASITGSWVALVMAVENQKTLHRLKSDPVIRQIGAVSAGFWQNKPLVDLDYSEDSSADFDANFVFTKDLDIVEIQSSAEGYTITRKEFSSLLDMVTKAMPPVFKAQDEALNSLGIPLKC, encoded by the coding sequence ATGCAAAGATTTCAAGCCCGGTCATCAGATTCCGCAAGAAAAATTGAAATAATCGCGCCTTATCAAAAAAACGTACCGGGCTCGTGTCTTTGCAAATACGGAGACACTTGGGTCTGCTGTTCGGTCTCGATTTCCGAAGGCGTTCCGGCTTGGCTCAAAGGGAAAGGTCACGGGTGGCTTTCTGCCGAATACGGCATGCTTCCCGGATCATCCCCTCAGAGAGTCAAGAGAGAACGCATGTATTCCAATTCGAGATCTCTGGAAATAGGCAGGCTCATAGGAAGGTCTCTGCGTGCTGCTATTGACGTCAAATCTCTTCCCCAGAATACTTACACCATCGACTGCGACGTCATTCAGGCTGACGGTGGAACAAGAACCGCTTCCATAACCGGTTCGTGGGTCGCGCTTGTCATGGCTGTTGAAAACCAGAAAACTCTGCACAGGCTGAAATCCGATCCGGTTATAAGGCAGATTGGAGCTGTCAGTGCCGGCTTCTGGCAGAACAAGCCGCTCGTCGACCTCGATTATTCCGAAGACAGCTCGGCGGATTTTGACGCGAATTTCGTTTTCACAAAAGACCTTGACATAGTTGAAATACAGTCTTCCGCAGAAGGATACACGATCACAAGAAAAGAATTTTCCTCTCTTTTAGACATGGTCACCAAAGCAATGCCTCCAGTATTCAAGGCTCAGGATGAAGCACTGAACTCTCTCGGCATCCCGCTTAAATGCTAA